Below is a window of Shewanella khirikhana DNA.
CAAGAGGGGATTGCTGTAGATCCCCTCTTGGTCGGGTGTGGGGTGAAGCCCCACGACTTTGGTTGCTCAAAAAGCAACAGAGATTAAAACTTTGCGACGTTAGGCATCAATCAGCATTTAGCCGCTAATTCAGGCATTCGGCATCGGAGCATTCCGCAACAATGCAGCCCACCTGATGCTCAATCAGGCCGAAATATACCCACCACTAATCAAATAATCCACCAGCTTCGCCACCTGCGAATCCAGATCCCCCTCACTGGTGTCAATCACCAGCTCCGCACTCACAGGCGCCTCGTAAGGCGAGGAAATACCGGTAAAATCTTTAATCTCACCAGCCCTGGCCTTCTGGTAAAGGCCCTTGGGGTCCCGGGACTCACACACAGTAAGCGGTGTGGCTACGTGCACCTCGATAAACTCGCCCTCGCCCACCAGAGAGCGCACCAGATCCCGCTCGGCGCGCTGGGGCGAGACAAAGGCGGAAAGTACCAGCAGCCCAGCATCCAGCATCAACTTGGCCACCTCGCCCACCCGGCGGATGTTCTCCCGTCTGTCTTCAAGGCTAAAGCCTAAGTCTTTACACAGGCCGTGGCGCACATTGTCGCCATCCAGCAGGTACGAGTGCAGGCCGCGGCGATATAGCTCGGCTTCCAGGGCGCCAGCGAGGGTGCTCTTACCGGCACCGGAGAGGCCGGTGAACCAGAGGATGGCACCGCGATGCCCCTTTTGCTCGGCGCGCTCGCTGTGGGTAATGGCGTGTTGATGCCAGACGATATTGCTCATAGTCTTTCCTCGGCCGTTACAGGCTCTTAAACGGGAACAGCAGGGGGATAAGCGCCAGCACGGCACCTGTGTAGGCAATAGCCATCGGGATCCCCACCCCTACATATTGTTTCAGTCGGTAGTTGCCCACGGTGAATACCAGCAAATTGGTCTGGTAACCCCAGGGGCTGATAAAGCTGGCGCTGGCACCAAAAAGTACCGCCATGATAAAGGGCATAGGATCGATGCCAAGCCCCTGAGACAAACTGATGGCAATGGGGCACACCAGCGCGGCGGCGGCATTGTTGGACATCAGCTCAGTCAGCAGCAAGGTCAGCAGGTAAATCCCTGCCATCACAAAAAACAGGTGCACGCCGGTAAAGCCCTGGGTCAGGGTTTCGGCCAGCAAGCCGGAGATGCCACTGTTGGTCATCGCCTGAGACAGCGACAGGGCGCCGCCTACAATCAGCACTATGTCGATGGGGAAGCGGCGCTTTAGCTCAGACAGGGTGACGACCTGAGTCAGCAGCAGGCCTGCCACAAACAGGGTAAGGCCCTTAAGCAGTGGCAGCACATTAAACATGGCAAGGCCAATCACAGCGGCAAAGCTTGCCAGCACCCAGGCGCTGCGGCCGGGGGACAAGCGGGTGGAGGAATCCACGCCATTGACCAGCAAAAATTCTTTATCGAGCCGCTGGGATGGGTCGCCAAATTGCTTGCCGGGTACCAGCAGCAGCGCATCGCCGGCCTGCAGTTCGATGGTCCCCAGACCACCGCGCAGCCGCTCATGGCCACGACGCACCGCCACCACCACGGCATCGAAACGCTCACGGAACTGGGCATCTTTCAGGCTCACGCCATTGAGGCTGGAGGAGTGGCTGATAATGGCTTCAGCAAGGCTCTGACCATTCATGGTGTGGTGACCATAGAGGCTCAGCCCCTCGATTTCCTGCAGTACCGCCACCGATTCCATATCACCGGCAAACAGCAGTACATCGCCCTGCTGCAATACTTCTTCGGGAGTGACTGGAATGATAGTGGTCTTTTCACCATCGATAACACGCTGAATTTCGGCCAGATACAGCTTTCGCAGATGACGAAGGCCGGCATCACTCACGGTTTTGCCAATCAGAATCGAGCCTGCGGCGATGCGCGCCTCGAGGAAGTAGGGCAGATCCTGCTCGTCTTCGGCTTTTTCGGTAATCGGCAGCTTATCGGCAATCAGCCACAGCACCAGCATGCCAGCCAGCACAACCCCAAGGGCAACCCCGGTGGTGGTGAAAAACTGCAGCAGTGGCAGCCCGGCACGGTCCAAAAAGCTGTTGATGACCAAATTAGTGGAGGTGCCAATCAGGGTAAGAGTACCGCCGAAGGTGGCGGCAAAGGCCATGGGCAGCATCAGCTTGGACGGCGCATAGCGCTGGTTACGCTTGATGGCGCCAATCAGGCTCGCCACCACGGCGGTATTGGCGGTAAATGACGACAACACAGAGGTGGAAAACCACAGCTTGGTCAGCACAGAACGGAAACCACCACGGCTTAACTGCACCCCAACCCAACTGATAAGGCGGGTCTTTTCCAGCGCCACCGAGGCCAGCAGCAACAGCACCAGCGTCAGCAGTGATGAATCGGTAAAAGCAGCCGACAACTCATTCAAACTCAATGAGTTGGCAACATAAGATAAGAGCGCGACTGCGGCAAACACCCAGGACGCCGGCACCCGGGTACAGGTAAGCGTGCCAACCAGGGTCAGCACCATACCTATTACCCAATATTGCTCCAGCGTCATAGCCTATTCCTTATTCGCGGGGAAAAACGGGCCCTGAGGCCCGCTGTGTATCTGCTTGATTCAGCAATGTTTGGCAATTAGCGCTTGCTGATATCGAGCGCCTGCCAGTGCGGGAAGTGCTTGCGGATAAGCGCATTCAGTTCCAGCTCAAACTCACTGAAATCAGTGGCTTTCAGTTCAGCCTCGAGGGCACTCTCCACCAGACCTGCACCCACGGTGATGTTGCTGATGCGGTCGATAAAGATAAAACCACCTGTGTCGCGGTTATCCTGATAAGGGTCGAACACCACGGCCTCATCCAGCTCCACTTCCACCAGCGCAATGCCGTTCA
It encodes the following:
- the cysC gene encoding adenylyl-sulfate kinase — its product is MSNIVWHQHAITHSERAEQKGHRGAILWFTGLSGAGKSTLAGALEAELYRRGLHSYLLDGDNVRHGLCKDLGFSLEDRRENIRRVGEVAKLMLDAGLLVLSAFVSPQRAERDLVRSLVGEGEFIEVHVATPLTVCESRDPKGLYQKARAGEIKDFTGISSPYEAPVSAELVIDTSEGDLDSQVAKLVDYLISGGYISA
- a CDS encoding SLC13 family permease, which codes for MTLEQYWVIGMVLTLVGTLTCTRVPASWVFAAVALLSYVANSLSLNELSAAFTDSSLLTLVLLLLASVALEKTRLISWVGVQLSRGGFRSVLTKLWFSTSVLSSFTANTAVVASLIGAIKRNQRYAPSKLMLPMAFAATFGGTLTLIGTSTNLVINSFLDRAGLPLLQFFTTTGVALGVVLAGMLVLWLIADKLPITEKAEDEQDLPYFLEARIAAGSILIGKTVSDAGLRHLRKLYLAEIQRVIDGEKTTIIPVTPEEVLQQGDVLLFAGDMESVAVLQEIEGLSLYGHHTMNGQSLAEAIISHSSSLNGVSLKDAQFRERFDAVVVAVRRGHERLRGGLGTIELQAGDALLLVPGKQFGDPSQRLDKEFLLVNGVDSSTRLSPGRSAWVLASFAAVIGLAMFNVLPLLKGLTLFVAGLLLTQVVTLSELKRRFPIDIVLIVGGALSLSQAMTNSGISGLLAETLTQGFTGVHLFFVMAGIYLLTLLLTELMSNNAAAALVCPIAISLSQGLGIDPMPFIMAVLFGASASFISPWGYQTNLLVFTVGNYRLKQYVGVGIPMAIAYTGAVLALIPLLFPFKSL